One window from the genome of Tolypothrix sp. NIES-4075 encodes:
- a CDS encoding DUF3140 domain-containing protein: protein MSKDVKSAIDEFHASVNMTAKELESWLKTEESQSVGQKKDDDESIGHKSGKRIIELLHKKKDDYTDDDLSHMKKVVSYVHRHSAQQPEGDVEDTHWRYSLMNWGHDPLKGKK, encoded by the coding sequence ATGAGTAAAGATGTCAAATCAGCGATCGACGAGTTTCACGCTTCTGTAAATATGACAGCAAAGGAACTCGAATCTTGGTTGAAAACAGAGGAATCTCAATCTGTAGGGCAAAAAAAAGATGATGATGAGTCAATCGGACATAAATCCGGTAAACGCATCATTGAATTATTGCACAAGAAAAAAGATGATTATACAGACGATGATTTATCACACATGAAAAAAGTCGTCAGTTATGTACATCGTCACTCAGCACAGCAGCCTGAAGGTGATGTTGAGGATACACACTGGCGTTATTCTTTAATGAATTGGGGACACGACCCGTTAAAAGGTAAAAAATAA
- a CDS encoding DUF2945 domain-containing protein — protein MSDELKKGDKVQWKTSQGETTGEVEKKLTSSTEIKGHHVAASKDNPEYLVKSDKTGKEAAHKPGSLDKIEE, from the coding sequence GTGAGTGACGAATTGAAAAAAGGTGACAAGGTTCAGTGGAAAACTTCCCAAGGTGAAACCACCGGCGAGGTGGAAAAGAAACTCACCTCATCCACAGAGATTAAAGGACATCACGTCGCTGCCTCAAAAGATAATCCTGAGTATTTGGTTAAAAGCGATAAAACCGGCAAGGAAGCAGCACACAAACCTGGTTCTCTTGACAAAATTGAGGAGTAG
- the glsA gene encoding glutaminase A: protein MKRLETLTITELSAWMQQAKTQANQGQIANRIPKLAVVDPLCFAVHICCKSGQAYSTGDTNCVFPLMSAIKPFSLLYLLEHLGLETVFQWVGVQPSDAPFNSLTQLVSDRSFPRNPMINSGAITLADKLPGKNPSDRTQNLCQWLNQLAESNFKLDEEMLASVRSVNSQTNQAIAQYLAEAGYIDDVQTAIDTYEQICCLSGTVEDLACLGKMLSLSEIILPQNRRCVNALMLTCGLYEASAKYSIRIGLPMKSGISGALLTIVPKQGAIATYSPALDSIGNSVAGLAFIEALSENLHLSLL from the coding sequence TTGAAAAGACTGGAAACTCTAACTATCACCGAGTTATCTGCTTGGATGCAACAAGCCAAAACCCAAGCTAATCAAGGACAAATTGCTAACCGCATTCCTAAATTGGCTGTTGTCGATCCTCTTTGCTTTGCGGTTCACATTTGTTGTAAATCAGGACAAGCTTACAGTACAGGGGATACAAACTGTGTTTTTCCGCTGATGAGCGCGATTAAGCCGTTTTCGCTGTTATATTTGCTAGAACATCTGGGATTGGAAACGGTTTTTCAGTGGGTTGGGGTTCAGCCATCGGATGCTCCGTTTAATTCTCTCACGCAACTGGTTAGCGATCGCTCCTTCCCACGCAACCCAATGATTAACAGTGGTGCAATTACTCTTGCTGATAAATTACCAGGAAAAAATCCAAGCGATCGCACGCAAAATTTATGTCAATGGCTGAATCAATTAGCCGAATCTAACTTCAAGCTGGATGAAGAGATGTTAGCTTCAGTTCGTTCGGTTAATTCTCAAACCAATCAAGCGATCGCTCAATATCTTGCCGAAGCTGGATACATAGACGATGTTCAAACAGCCATAGACACTTACGAGCAAATTTGCTGTCTTTCTGGCACTGTTGAAGACTTAGCCTGTTTAGGAAAAATGTTATCTTTGAGCGAGATTATATTACCACAAAATAGGCGCTGTGTCAATGCCCTAATGTTAACTTGTGGATTGTATGAAGCATCTGCCAAATATAGCATCCGGATAGGATTACCGATGAAATCAGGAATTAGCGGTGCGCTTTTAACGATAGTACCAAAACAGGGAGCGATCGCCACCTACAGTCCCGCCTTAGACAGTATAGGTAATTCTGTAGCCGGACTTGCCTTTATTGAAGCATTATCTGAAAATTTACACTTAAGTCTACTGTAG
- the dpdE gene encoding protein DpdE, producing the protein MIQVGSLVRSRNNDLGIGKVTQISEQSVIVEYFCSLGKQIQNTLPLISLSKVRIQRQTRCYIKLDNEDRWGIGRIFAWDEDNDLYQVDLPDKKTVLVTEQEVYVRCDLPIEDPIDILAMKGQETPYFHERRLALVNSLMSQRAVSRGMTGLLSANIKLYPHQVEVIRRVLEDPIQRYLLADDEGLGKTIEAGAILRQYLLDEPQGTALVVVPKYLLEQWHQELEKKFYISHFPDRVKVVAVEDVQKINRNADINFVIFDEADKIAAMAYSFDASQRQRFAVYKHIAHKCDRLLLLTATPLLNHERDYLAMLHLLEPDIYRMDDLASFRAKVQNRAAIGKILLSLEDADSVVLKDNLNQLCTLFPKDAYLLDLADKLETQTATDQDRLIRAIRTHISDTHRLHRRILRNRPASVEDVIWERNISPKAEYDLDERSIDIHESIQKWRSLAPNEKEYQRIFLLLFLASGTWLGLLEQVITARLKNVARKELIQDFDDESINTLTDTPKFAGEEEILESLLKIIRQPSEDGDRIELLKTVLLYHLSERFNLQSYRSNLSKLLEQVQRRITRPIPGDTLPKIVVFTSFPQVGAEIVRCLRSSFGKTTVATHQIGQTHAEVEKNLKQFKNDSKCFILVCDSAAEEGRSLQFADWIIHFDIPWSPNRLEKRISRIDSIYNTQKIELTVFAGADLEDSPHDAWFRLLKEGLAIFQRSITNLQFYVDKKLPQLEAKLFETGANGLIESIEQIQDEIAAEKVKLNEQNVLDEIDIIDEDATQYFTALDNYDAQYQQIQRSVEGWICDALEFKQVYKTDFTGVQRYQPTMRTLVPVDELRTYFNTFAETFGTFNRKLANENSDINLYRIGEEFLESLASYIHWDDRGQAFALWRFDKSWDNSQGKEWFGFRFNYIIEANLTYLKDDTKYQILKRRADGLFPPIIESIFVDVERMSVVQDEELLTILQRPYKGKGGTQYRDYNLAKSRLSIIDNFVEANKWQDFCYQARQTSLELLQQRPDFVELCEKQATIAEQKLSKRVEQLQLRLNQLVENKERSDSELEEEIETETDLIQLIIEGIRHPSIRLDSVGFIVVSGHPPTQSDEESDNS; encoded by the coding sequence ATGATTCAAGTTGGTTCATTAGTGCGATCGCGCAATAACGATCTGGGAATAGGCAAAGTTACTCAAATATCCGAGCAATCGGTAATTGTAGAATATTTTTGCTCGTTAGGAAAGCAAATTCAAAACACGTTACCTTTAATTTCGCTGTCTAAAGTCAGAATTCAGCGTCAAACTCGCTGTTATATCAAATTAGATAATGAAGATAGATGGGGAATTGGTAGAATTTTCGCTTGGGATGAAGACAACGATTTATATCAAGTTGATTTACCAGATAAAAAGACGGTATTAGTAACTGAGCAAGAAGTTTACGTGCGTTGCGATTTACCGATTGAAGACCCAATTGATATTTTAGCAATGAAGGGTCAAGAAACGCCGTACTTCCACGAAAGACGACTTGCTTTAGTTAATTCTTTGATGTCGCAACGCGCTGTCAGTCGGGGGATGACAGGCTTACTTTCTGCTAACATTAAGCTTTATCCCCACCAAGTAGAAGTTATCCGCAGAGTACTGGAAGACCCAATTCAGCGCTATTTATTAGCTGATGATGAGGGATTGGGAAAAACGATTGAAGCGGGTGCTATTCTGCGCCAATATTTGTTAGATGAACCGCAGGGAACAGCTTTAGTAGTAGTACCAAAATATTTACTTGAACAATGGCATCAAGAGTTAGAAAAGAAATTTTATATCTCGCATTTTCCTGATAGAGTGAAAGTGGTCGCGGTGGAAGATGTACAAAAAATTAACCGCAATGCAGATATAAATTTTGTCATTTTCGATGAAGCTGATAAAATCGCGGCAATGGCGTATTCATTTGATGCATCACAACGCCAGCGTTTTGCGGTATATAAACACATAGCTCATAAATGCGATCGCCTGCTTTTACTTACTGCTACTCCCTTATTAAACCACGAGCGCGATTATCTGGCGATGCTACATTTGTTAGAGCCTGACATCTATCGAATGGATGATTTAGCTTCATTTCGCGCTAAAGTGCAAAACCGCGCTGCAATTGGTAAAATTTTACTTTCTTTGGAAGATGCAGATTCTGTTGTTTTAAAAGACAACTTAAATCAACTTTGCACGCTTTTTCCCAAAGATGCTTACTTACTTGATTTAGCAGACAAATTAGAAACACAAACAGCCACCGACCAAGATAGACTTATCAGAGCAATTCGCACCCACATCAGCGACACGCATCGACTTCATAGACGAATTCTCCGCAATCGTCCTGCTTCTGTAGAAGATGTAATTTGGGAAAGAAATATTTCACCCAAAGCTGAGTATGATTTAGATGAGCGTTCAATAGACATTCACGAATCAATTCAAAAGTGGCGTAGCCTTGCTCCCAACGAAAAAGAGTATCAGCGGATATTTTTGCTTTTATTTCTCGCTTCTGGTACTTGGTTGGGTCTTTTAGAACAGGTTATCACGGCACGGTTAAAGAATGTAGCTCGCAAAGAGTTAATTCAAGACTTTGATGATGAAAGCATAAACACGCTTACCGATACCCCGAAATTTGCCGGGGAAGAAGAGATATTAGAGTCTTTGCTAAAAATAATTCGACAACCGTCAGAAGATGGCGATCGCATAGAATTACTCAAAACAGTATTACTCTACCACCTCAGCGAACGCTTTAACCTACAATCTTATCGTTCAAATCTCAGCAAATTACTCGAACAAGTACAGCGACGAATTACAAGACCAATACCGGGTGATACACTGCCAAAAATTGTTGTATTTACCAGCTTTCCCCAAGTTGGTGCAGAAATCGTCCGTTGTTTGAGAAGCAGTTTTGGTAAAACCACTGTCGCTACTCATCAAATCGGACAAACTCACGCTGAAGTTGAAAAGAATCTTAAACAATTCAAAAACGATTCAAAGTGTTTCATTCTGGTTTGTGATTCTGCTGCCGAAGAAGGTCGTAGTTTACAATTTGCCGACTGGATAATTCATTTTGACATTCCTTGGTCGCCAAATCGCCTGGAAAAAAGAATTAGTCGGATAGACAGCATCTACAATACACAGAAAATTGAGTTAACAGTATTTGCAGGTGCAGATTTAGAAGATAGTCCGCACGATGCTTGGTTTCGGTTGTTAAAAGAAGGTTTAGCAATCTTTCAGCGCTCAATTACCAATCTTCAGTTTTATGTAGATAAAAAATTGCCGCAACTTGAAGCAAAGCTGTTTGAAACTGGTGCAAATGGATTAATAGAAAGTATAGAACAAATTCAAGATGAAATAGCCGCCGAAAAAGTAAAACTCAATGAACAAAACGTTTTAGACGAGATTGATATTATTGATGAAGATGCTACCCAGTATTTTACAGCATTAGATAATTATGATGCTCAATATCAACAAATACAGCGAAGTGTAGAGGGATGGATTTGTGACGCTTTAGAATTTAAGCAAGTTTATAAAACCGATTTCACGGGAGTACAGCGCTATCAACCGACAATGCGTACCTTGGTTCCAGTAGATGAATTGAGAACTTACTTCAACACTTTTGCAGAGACATTTGGTACTTTTAACCGCAAATTAGCAAATGAAAATTCTGATATCAATCTCTATAGAATTGGTGAAGAATTTCTGGAATCATTAGCATCATACATTCACTGGGATGACAGAGGTCAAGCTTTTGCACTCTGGAGATTTGATAAATCTTGGGATAATAGTCAAGGTAAGGAATGGTTTGGTTTTAGATTCAATTATATAATTGAAGCCAATTTAACTTACCTCAAAGACGACACCAAATATCAGATTCTCAAGCGACGCGCTGATGGCTTATTTCCGCCCATAATCGAGTCTATTTTCGTTGATGTTGAGCGTATGTCTGTAGTGCAAGATGAGGAATTATTAACTATTTTGCAGCGTCCTTATAAGGGTAAAGGTGGCACTCAATACCGTGATTATAACTTAGCTAAAAGTCGATTATCAATAATTGATAACTTTGTTGAAGCTAATAAATGGCAAGACTTTTGTTATCAAGCGCGTCAAACTTCTTTGGAACTACTCCAGCAGCGTCCTGATTTTGTTGAATTGTGCGAAAAACAAGCGACAATTGCGGAACAGAAACTAAGTAAGCGCGTTGAACAATTACAACTGCGGCTTAATCAACTTGTTGAAAACAAAGAAAGGTCTGATTCGGAACTAGAAGAAGAAATTGAGACAGAAACCGACTTAATACAACTAATTATAGAAGGAATTCGCCATCCTTCGATTCGCCTTGATTCTGTTGGTTTTATTGTCGTTTCTGGGCATCCTCCTACTCAATCTGATGAAGAAAGCGATAATTCGTAA
- a CDS encoding NAD(P)/FAD-dependent oxidoreductase yields the protein MTDVAVIGAGMAGLVCAQQLSKAGYSVIVLEKSRGLGGRVATRRLHNTCADHGVCYLKPKGELLKRFVELLSRHHILEVWTNDPEPNYIAPEGMSAIAKFLAQNLEISLNQRVETITPIDNKWHLTFESGDEELTAASVVVAIPAPQAFTLISPLGDLVNKAFLDNLRSIEFYPSLAVMAGYPADSQPLPEWKALSFVDNPDLAWIGLDSSKRHNSQQPLFVIQSSADFAQRYLEYLDLHLAAQQMLQSASQIVQLPWLATPEWMQVHRWRYAFPRNPWNKAFLSAESFLPLVCCGDWCSGKLVEGAMLSGLAAAEEINNQMRNVPLSGLNFLEFLN from the coding sequence ATGACTGATGTTGCCGTAATTGGTGCTGGCATGGCAGGTTTAGTATGCGCCCAGCAATTAAGTAAAGCTGGATACTCAGTAATAGTCCTGGAAAAGTCCCGTGGTTTGGGGGGACGAGTTGCGACACGTCGTTTACATAATACTTGTGCAGATCATGGAGTGTGTTATTTAAAGCCAAAAGGTGAATTGCTGAAGCGTTTTGTTGAGTTGTTGAGCCGCCATCATATTCTAGAAGTATGGACAAACGATCCAGAGCCAAATTATATTGCACCTGAGGGAATGAGTGCGATCGCTAAGTTTCTCGCTCAAAATTTAGAAATTTCCCTCAATCAACGTGTCGAAACTATTACCCCAATCGATAATAAATGGCATCTCACCTTTGAATCTGGCGATGAAGAGTTAACCGCTGCATCAGTAGTTGTCGCTATTCCCGCACCTCAAGCTTTCACGCTTATATCACCTTTGGGCGATTTAGTCAATAAAGCTTTTTTAGATAACTTGCGTTCTATAGAATTTTACCCCAGCCTTGCTGTTATGGCTGGGTATCCCGCCGACTCGCAGCCACTTCCAGAGTGGAAAGCTTTAAGTTTTGTTGACAATCCTGATTTAGCGTGGATTGGTTTAGATAGCAGCAAGCGTCACAATTCGCAGCAACCACTTTTTGTTATCCAAAGTAGTGCTGATTTTGCCCAACGTTATTTAGAATATCTCGATTTACACTTAGCCGCACAGCAAATGTTGCAAAGCGCAAGTCAGATTGTGCAACTTCCTTGGCTGGCTACTCCCGAATGGATGCAAGTACATCGCTGGCGTTATGCTTTTCCTCGCAATCCTTGGAACAAAGCTTTTTTATCTGCGGAAAGTTTTTTACCTTTGGTGTGCTGTGGTGATTGGTGTAGTGGCAAACTTGTTGAAGGTGCGATGCTTTCAGGATTAGCTGCTGCTGAGGAAATTAACAATCAGATGAGAAATGTACCTTTAAGCGGCTTAAATTTTTTAGAATTTCTTAATTAA
- a CDS encoding thioredoxin-like domain-containing protein — protein MNVRVRAPEFPQNFPWLNTDKPLSIKQLKSRVVILDFWTYCCINCLHILPDLKYLEQKYQDSLTIIGVHSAKFDNEKETENIRQAILRYDIEHPVIVDSGFRIWSEYTVRAWPTLIVIDPEGYAIASISGEGKRDVLDQLIAKLISQHRDKKTINFQELSLTLEKQRQPLITPLAFPGKVLATNAGLFIADSFHHRIVMSNEDGEILHLIGTGKPGLTDGSFHQAQFSAPQGMAFDAENQHLYVADTENHSLRRIDLQRQIVETIAGTGKQSRNIRPHAGVAKQTALNSPWDLVKVGNIIYIAIAGSHQIWEMNLQTDIVKTYAGIGAEACIDGTLSESAFAQPSGITTDGQELYIVDSEVSTIRGVKLIEPQQVRTICGSGDLFGFGDVDGQSFDVRLQHCLGIEYADNYLWVADTYNHKIKLVSPSTGNCQTILGNTAGFQNGQGKHSRFSEPSGLSHLNSRLYIADTNNHAIRCVDLNTFEVTTIQFIGLCAPNMCIPSH, from the coding sequence ATGAACGTCCGTGTAAGAGCGCCAGAATTTCCGCAAAATTTTCCTTGGCTGAATACTGACAAACCGTTATCTATTAAACAGCTTAAAAGCAGAGTTGTAATTTTAGACTTTTGGACATATTGTTGCATCAATTGTCTGCACATCTTACCAGACTTAAAATATCTCGAACAGAAATATCAAGATAGTCTTACCATTATCGGCGTACATTCAGCCAAATTTGACAACGAAAAAGAAACCGAAAACATTCGTCAAGCCATTTTACGTTACGACATCGAACATCCAGTTATAGTTGACAGCGGCTTTCGGATTTGGTCAGAATATACAGTGCGTGCTTGGCCCACCTTGATTGTAATCGATCCAGAAGGTTACGCGATCGCCTCTATATCTGGTGAAGGTAAGCGCGATGTTTTAGATCAATTAATTGCAAAACTGATTTCCCAACACCGCGACAAAAAAACTATTAATTTTCAAGAACTTAGCTTGACTTTAGAAAAACAGCGCCAACCGTTAATTACACCACTAGCTTTTCCCGGTAAAGTCTTAGCGACAAACGCGGGTTTGTTTATCGCTGATTCTTTCCATCACCGAATTGTCATGAGTAACGAAGATGGAGAAATCCTGCATTTAATCGGTACAGGAAAACCTGGTTTAACTGATGGTTCATTTCACCAAGCGCAATTTTCTGCACCTCAAGGAATGGCATTTGATGCCGAAAATCAACATCTTTACGTTGCCGATACCGAAAATCATAGCTTGCGGCGGATTGATTTGCAGCGTCAAATAGTAGAAACCATAGCCGGAACAGGCAAACAAAGCCGTAATATTCGTCCTCACGCTGGTGTCGCAAAACAAACAGCCTTGAATTCACCTTGGGACTTGGTGAAAGTCGGGAATATCATATATATAGCGATCGCAGGTTCCCACCAAATTTGGGAAATGAATCTGCAAACCGACATTGTTAAAACTTATGCAGGCATTGGTGCAGAAGCGTGTATAGATGGTACACTCAGCGAATCAGCATTTGCTCAACCCAGCGGCATCACCACCGACGGGCAAGAATTATATATTGTCGACAGCGAAGTTAGCACAATTCGCGGCGTAAAATTAATAGAACCGCAACAAGTGCGAACAATTTGCGGAAGTGGAGATTTATTCGGTTTTGGTGATGTTGATGGACAAAGTTTTGATGTTCGGTTGCAGCATTGCTTAGGAATAGAATATGCCGATAATTATCTCTGGGTAGCCGACACTTACAACCACAAAATTAAATTAGTTAGCCCCAGCACCGGAAATTGTCAAACCATATTGGGTAATACCGCTGGATTCCAAAATGGACAAGGTAAACACAGCCGTTTTTCCGAACCTTCAGGTTTGAGCCATCTTAATTCTCGCTTATATATAGCCGATACAAATAATCATGCCATTCGCTGCGTCGATTTAAACACCTTTGAAGTAACAACAATCCAATTTATTGGATTATGTGCCCCAAATATGTGTATTCCATCTCATTAA